CCCATCAAGTCGACGCTTTGGTGCGAGCAGGTAACGACACCGAGAACATCCACACCGACCACGCGGGCGGTGCGAAAGCCTCACGCCCACAACATGAGACGGTCCTGACGTGGCTGCGTAGCGGTGACACCCTGGTCATCGCCCGCCTGGACCGGCTGGGACGCTCGGTGCTGCACCTGATCACCCTCGGTGCTGACCTGCGCGACCGCGGAATCGGATTGAAAGTCCTCGAGTAGGGCCTTTGCTCGGACACCGTCACCGTGACTGTTGCAGCAGCGCGCTCCGACTGACCTCGGGGTCGAGGCTGATCGTGCCGCCCCTCGAAAGCGGAAAGGTTGGCTTCGGCGGTGCTGCCCGACTGAGACCAGATACAGAACCACTTCACTACGCGCACCCCTCAATACCAGTCCTATCCGTCGCGAGTTCGTGACGGATGGTGCGCGCGAGTAGGTGTGGTCGGGGGAGAATCCGAGAATGAACGAACAGAACGACAAATCCAATAGCGCGATGGCTGTTGGCTCTCGGGTCACGGTTATGGTGCCTGGTCCCGGCAGCGGCGGCATGGCATATACCGGTGTGGTGA
This genomic window from Rhodococcus sp. KBS0724 contains:
- a CDS encoding recombinase family protein, giving the protein MLRRVSGADQNPAHQVDALVRAGNDTENIHTDHAGGAKASRPQHETVLTWLRSGDTLVIARLDRLGRSVLHLITLGADLRDRGIGLKVLE